From the Mangifera indica cultivar Alphonso chromosome 10, CATAS_Mindica_2.1, whole genome shotgun sequence genome, one window contains:
- the LOC123227954 gene encoding transcription initiation factor TFIID subunit 14b codes for MTNSSSSKKHGPDQPEISGPTLKSQRTKMSKPEDSEKKNLNKKLKDVEISVPIVYGNVAFWLGKKASEYQSHKWTVYVRGATNEDLGVIIKRAVFQLHSSFNNPTRVVESAPFELSESGWGEFEIAITLFFHNDVCDKPLNLFHHLKLYPEEESGPMSTKKPVVVESYDEIVFTEPSESFLARVQNHPAITLPRLPAGFTLPPAPTEDTSKKKRGDTKDHPLGQWFMNFSEADELLQLAAARQQVQAHIAKLKRQISLIDGQQQQFRSSSDQ; via the exons ATGACAAATAGTTCATCATCGAAAAAGCACGGTCCAGATCAGCCTGAAATAAGTGGCCCCACTCTCAAATCACAACGCACCAAAATGAGCAAACCTGAAGACTCTGAAAAGAAG AATTTGAATAAGAAACTTAAAGATGTTGAAATTAGTGTTCCCATAGTGTACGGTAACGTTGCATTTTGGCTGGGCAAAAAAGCAAGCGA GTATCAATCTCACAAGTGGACTGTATATGTTCGCGGAGCCACGAATGAAGATCTAGGTGTGATAATAAAGCGTGCTGTTTTTCAGTTGCATTCCAGTTTCAATAATCCCACAAGGGTTGTAGAGTCAGCACCATTTGAGTTATCAGAGTCAGGATGGGGAGAATTTGAAATTGCAATCACGCTATTTTTCCACAATGATGTTTGTGATAAACCATTGAACTT GTTTCATCACCTAAAGCTGTACCCAGAGGAAGAATCTGGTCCCATGTCTACAAAGAAACCTGTGGTTGTTGAATCCTATGATGAAATTGTGTTCACTGAGCCTTCAGAGAGCTTTTTAGCTCGTGTGCAAAATCATCCAGCTATAACGTTGCCCAGATTACCTGCTGGTTTTACTTTACCTCCTG CACCAACTGAGGATACAAGtaaaaaaaagagaggagaCACTAAAGATCATCCCTTGGGCCAGTGGTTCATGAATTTTTCTGAAGCAGATGAGCTATTACAACTTGCAGCAGCTCGTCAGCAG GTACAAGCTCATATTGCAAAACTGAAACGACAGATAAGTTTGATTGATGGGCAGCAGCAGCAGTTCAGATCTTCCTCAGACCAGTAA
- the LOC123227950 gene encoding pentatricopeptide repeat-containing protein At4g21300-like, whose amino-acid sequence MSGQFHLHTLKSFNSITQFLLTYSETKNLRGVKTLYAHLFRTGLLYSADIIQTKLIFAYTICLHKNNLKTFTNCFKFINHNNPLPFNVLISDFCRNGLFFCSQKTLSFMHFHGVPLDTYALCSSLAASSSTKEVTFGKEVHAHVIKSGWLSSVFVGSALVDLYAKLSYLTDAKMVFDEIPVKNSVSANALLWGYCEAKFWVKGLELVRLMPMLKLEYDHFTLSAMLRACAGLSATEFGRQVHAYLIRKFNAEENDVYMQSSLIEMYGKCGLVLKALHVFNLAGYRPRGERNKDVVLWTSMLSVCGRSGHFADVIKLYNAMLREGIIPDAVAFVIVISACGHTGQVKLGIEYFETMVRDYNLDPGPEHYSCLVDLLCRAGEVDKAWKLINEMLNKGQGTGSVSMWGALLSACYDCGNSELGKLAAQKALQLDPQNVGIHIMLSNIYAKLGRWDEIGQLRELMKEKGLKKDVGCSWIEVTS is encoded by the coding sequence ATGTCAGGTCAATTCCACCTTCACACCCTAAAAAGCTTCAATTCCATCACTCAATTTTTACTTACCTACTCCGAAACCAAAAATCTAAGAGGCGTTAAGACTCTCTATGCCCACCTATTTAGAACAGGCTTACTCTACTCTGCCGacattattcaaactaaactcatttTTGCGTACACGATATGCCTTCACAAAAACAACCTTAAAACCTTTACGAACTGCTTTAAATTTATAAACCACAACAACCCATTACCCTTTAATGTTCTTATATCTGATTTTTGTAGAAATGGgttatttttttgttctcaAAAAACCTTGTCTTTCATGCATTTTCATGGTGTTCCTTTAGATACTTATGCTTTATGTAGTTCTTTGGCGGCATCATCTTCTACAAAAGAAGTTACATTTGGAAAAGAAGTACATGCCCATGTTATAAAATCTGGCTGGTTGTCTAGTGTATTTGTGGGCAGTGCTTTGGTTGATTTGTATGCAAAATTATCATATCTTACTGATGCCAAAATGGTATTCGATGAAATTCCCGTAAAGAATAGTGTGTCTGCAAATGCGCTTTTATGGGGTTATTGTGAGGCTAAATTCTGGGTTAAGGGTCTTGAATTAGTTCGATTGATGCCGATGCTGAAGTTAGAGTATGATCACTTCACATTATCAGCAATGTTACGTGCCTGTGCTGGACTATCTGCCACCGAATTTGGTAGGCAGGTGCATGCTTATTTGATACGTAAATTCAATGCGGAAGAGAATGATGTATATATGCAGAGTTCCTTGATTGAGATGTATGGTAAGTGTGGTTTAGTGTTGAAGGCATTGCATGTATTCAATTTGGCCGGTTATAGGCCAAGAGGTGAAAGAAACAAGGATGTTGTTCTCTGGACTTCAATGCTTAGTGTTTGCGGTAGAAGCGGACATTTTGCAGATGTGATTAAGTTATACAATGCAATGTTGAGGGAAGGAATAATACCAGACGCAGTGGCATTTGTGATAGTAATTTCAGCCTGTGGTCACACTGGCCAAGTCAAACTTGGGATTGAGTATTTTGAAACCATGGTTCGTGATTACAATTTGGATCCTGGTCCAGAGCACTATAGCTGCTTAGTTGATTTGTTATGCAGGGCAGGTGAAGTGGATAAAGCATGGAAGCTTATAAATGAGATGCTCAATAAAGGGCAAGGCACAGGCAGTGTTTCTATGTGGGGAGCTTTACTTAGTGCTTGCTATGATTGTGGAAACTCCGAGTTGGGTAAACTGGCTGCTCAAAAAGCTCTCCAATTGGACCCCCAGAATGTTGGAATTCACATTatgttatcaaatatatatgctAAGTTGGGTAGGTGGGACGAGATTGGCCAATTGAGAGAACTGATGAAAGAAAAAGGATTGAAGAAGGACGTTGGCTGTAGTTGGATTGAGGTCACAAGTTGA
- the LOC123227956 gene encoding auxin-induced protein 15A-like has product MGIRMPGFFLAKQVLRQSIQTAKKGASTSLDVPKGFFAVYVGETQNQKKRFVVPVSYLNQPLFQDLLNKAEEEFGFNHPMGGLTIPCGEETFIYVTSRLNRT; this is encoded by the coding sequence ATGGGTATCCGAATGCCAGGTTTCTTtcttgctaaacaagttcttcGTCAGTCCATTCAAACTGCAAAGAAAGGAGCTTCAACGTCTTTAGATGTACCGAAAGGCTTCTTTGCAGTATATGTTGGAGAGACTCAGAATCAGAAGAAGCGCTTTGTGGTTCCTGTGTCCTATCTGAACCAGCCTTTGTTTCAAGATTTGCTAAATAAAGCAGAAGAGGAATTTGGCTTCAACCATCCAATGGGTGGTTTAACAATTCCCTGCGGAGAAGAAACTTTCATTTATGTCACTTCGCGCTTAAATAGAACATAG
- the LOC123227958 gene encoding auxin-responsive protein SAUR21-like has protein sequence MAIRVPGIIHIKQILRQSKLLKNQVSSTSINVPKGFFAVYVGDSQKKRFVIPVSSLSQPSFQELLRKAEEEFRFGHPTGGLTIPCREDIFIDLTSPLN, from the coding sequence ATGGCTATCCGTGTACCGGGCATCATTCACATAAAGCAGATTCTCCGCCAATCTAAATTGCTTAAAAATCAAGTATCCTCAACATCTATAAACGTTCCAAAAGGCTTTTTTGCAGTTTATGTTGGAGATAGTCAAAAGAAACGATTTGTTATTCCTGTATCATCCTTGAGTCAGCCTTCATTTCAAGAATTGTTAAGAAAAGCTGAGGAGGAATTCAGATTTGGTCATCCAACGGGTGGCCTCACTATTCCTTGTAGAGAAGATATCTTCATTGATCTCACTTCTCCCTTGAATTGA
- the LOC123227188 gene encoding auxin-responsive protein SAUR21-like: MEQVSKWAPMGQTAVAIRFLGILHAKQVLRQSNLFLDKSPVGDVPKGYLAVYVGESQKKRFIIPVSFLNEPAFQELLDKAEEEFGFNHPMGGLAIPYGEDMFIDLTSRRY; encoded by the exons ATGGAACAGGTTTCCAAATGGGCTCCCATGGGTCAG ACAGCTGTGGCTATTCGTTTCCTGGGAATTTTGCATGCTAAGCAGGTTCTTCGCCAATCAAATTTGTTCTTAGATAAATCACCAGTAGGAGATGTTCCAAAAGGCTACCTTGCAGTTTACGTAGGTGAGAGCCAAAAGAAACGATTTATAATTCCAGTATCATTCTTAAATGAACCTGCATTTCAAGAATTGCTAGACAAAGCAGAAGAAGAATTCGGGTTCAATCACCCAATGGGAGGTCTCGCAATTCCCTATGGTGAAGATATGTTTATTGATCTCACTTCTCGCAGGTACTGA
- the LOC123227719 gene encoding COBRA-like protein 1 — MELCNFSNVWPLALLLTLLVAMGSFSDCYDPLDPNGNITVTFDIHRWTDTGYLARVTIQNHYQYHHVDKPGWKIGWTWAQKEIILSMSGAFATEQGNCTEYRINAHCCKKDPVIEDLMPDAQWENMTEGCCRGGLVSAYAINPDKSFSSFEITVGNLDSNASEQAPQNLTLLAPGPGYTCGLLKDADPTVSSAIGGRRQVQVFKTWKATCTYSTFLANKAPVCCVSLSTFYNPTITPCRQCSCGCREAHQTAVSCIRQGLPLSQSGFMNSLDLVQCTDHMCPIQVHWHVKNNYMDHWRVKLTVSNYNYKRNYSDWNVVVQHPGFSQKATTYSFNSSMLPSVGFADEVAIFWGIRYVNEELLSAGDYEVGSVSTEILLEKDLKTFTYRNGWAFPRKLYFNGEECEMPPPDTFPMLPNASSSNPGPANFLLLLILFLINLCLYPCSCTSLWHIFSAIPLFVAWCCI, encoded by the exons ATGGAGCTCTGCAACTTTTCTAACGTATGGCCTTTGGCACTGTTATTGACATTGTTAGTTGCTATGGGCAGCTTTTCAG ATTGTTATGACCCTCTGGATCCCAACGGAAATATTACTGTTACTTTCGACATCCATCGGTGGACAGATACTGGCTATTTG GCAAGGGTTACAATTCAAAACCATTATCAGTATCACCATGTGGATAAACCCGGGTGGAAAATAGGGTGGACATGGGCTCAGAAGGAGATTATCTTGTCAATGTCTGGTGCTTTTGCCACAGAGCAAGGGAACTGCACTGAATACAGAATAAATGCACACTGCTGCAAGAAAGACCCTGTGATTGAAGATCTCATGCCAGATGCCCAATGGGAAAACATGACAGAGGGCTGCTGCCGTGGAGGCCTTGTTTCTGCCTATGCTATCAATCCTGATAAGTCCTTTTCATCCTTCGAAATCACCGTTGGAAACTTGGACAGCAATGCCTCTGAGCAAGCACCCCAAAATCTCACTCTCTTGGCACCAGGTCCTGGTTACACTTGTGGCTTACTTAAGGATGCTGATCCCACAGTTTCTTCAGCTATAGGGGGCAGGAGACAGGTTCAAGTTTTCA AAACATGGAAAGCAACATGCACTTACTCTACTTTCTTGGCTAACAAAGCGCCTGTTTGTTGTGTTTCACTCTCAACATTTTACAATCCGACCATAACACCATGCCGTCAGTGCAGCTGTGGATGCAGAGAAGCTCACCAAACCGCAGTCTCATGCATAAG ACAAGGTTTGCCATTATCACAGTCAGGTTTTATGAATAGTCTAGACCTTGTGCAATGCACCGATCATATGTGCCCAATTCAAGTTCATTGGCACGTGAAGAACAATTACATGGACCATTGGAGAGTGAAGCTCACTGTATCTAACTACAATTATAAGAGAAACTACTCAGACTGGAATGTGGTTGTTCAGCATCCTGGTTTCAGCCAGAAAGCAACTACATATAGCTTCAACAGCTCCATGCTTCCTTCTGTAGGATTTGCAG ATGAAGTAGCTATATTTTGGGGAATAAGGTATGTGAACGAGGAGCTGTTGAGTGCTGGTGATTATGAAGTGGGTTCAGTGAGCACGGAGATACTGCTGGAGAAGGACTTGAAAACATTCACATATAGAAATGGATGGGCATTTCCTAGAAAATTATACTTCAATGGAGAGGAATGTGAGATGCCTCCTCCAGACACATTCCCAATGCTACCAAATGCCTCCTCATCAAATCCTGGACCTGCTAATTTCTTGCTCTTGCTTATTCTCTTTCTAATAAATCTGTGTCTCTATCCCTGCAGCTGCACCTCTCTATGGCATATTTTTTCAGCCATTCCATTGTTTGTGGCTTGGTGCtgtatttaa
- the LOC123227951 gene encoding aquaporin AQPAn.G-like: MAGNVEFIDEDVENGCHVNKVQPFATPRSEQRLIVGEKEKEQHSYSNWNKMLGLQELVSMNVWRASLAELLGTAVLVFALDTIVISSLQTDTKTPNLLIALMVAIIVTILLLATFPISGGHINPIITFSAALAGLCSITRAVIYILAQCVGGIVGALALKAVVNSGIEDAYSLGGCTVTLVTPGEDGPVVIGLGTSQAFWIEIICSFVFLFASIWMAFDQRQAKSLGQVSVFIIVGIVLGLLVFISTTLTAQKGYSGAGLNPARCLGPAIVRGGHLWDGHWVFWAGPAIACVAFALYTKIIPRQHFHTYA, translated from the exons atggctGGAAATGTGGAGTTCATTGATGAAGATGTAGAGAATGGCTGTCATGTTAACAAAGTTCAACCTTTTGCCACGCCAAG GTCGGAGCAACGGTTGATTGTGggagaaaaagagaaggaaCAACATTCCTATAGTAATTGGAATAAGATGTTGGGGTTGCAAGAGCTTGTCTCTATGAAT GTGTGGAGAGCATCATTGGCCGAGCTCTTAGGAACGGCAGTCTTGGTTTTTGCATTGGACACCATTGTCATCTCCTCCCTTCAGACGGATACAAAGACACCGAATCTTTTAATTGCACTAATGGTTGCTATAATAGTAACAATCCTCCTTCTTGCTACTTTTCCCATTTCTGGTGGTCACATTAACCCGATAATCACTTTCTCAGCAGCACTCGCTGGCCTCTGTTCGATCACACGAGCCGTCATTTATATTTTGGCTCAATGTGTTGGTGGTATTGTGGGTGCACTAGCACTAAAAGCTGTGGTGAATAGCGGCATTGAAGATGCATATTCACTTGGAGGCTGCACAGTGACTTTAGTTACACCGGGTGAAGATGGGCCGGTTGTGATTGGGTTGGGAACAAGCCAGGCTTTTTGGATTGAAATAATTTGTTCGTTTGTCTTTCTTTTTGCTTCGATTTGGATGGCTTTTGACCAGAGACAAGCCAAATCTCTTGGTCAAGTTTCTGTGTTCATAATCGTTGGAATAGTGTTGGGGCTTCTTGTGTTTATATCAACAACTCTTACAGCTCAAAAGGGATATTCTGGTGCTGGGTTGAACCCTGCAAGATGTTTGGGTCCAGCCATTGTGAGAGGAGGCCATCTCTGGGATGGCCACTGGGTCTTCTGGGCAGGTCCTGCAATTGCTTGCGTGGCATTTGCTTTGTACACTAAGATTATTCCACGTCAGCATTTCCACACCTACGCATAA
- the LOC123227957 gene encoding uncharacterized protein LOC123227957 — MSYNTALKYSYGGGIIEGNGETTEIDAESALTLEFTCTFGVLFVGVTIAFDKRRCKELSLGMDYGIVAEAMAIAVSVSITVTGQTGYSGVALNPDRCLDPD, encoded by the coding sequence ATGAGCTACAACACAGCACTGAAGTACTCTTATGGTGGGGGTATAATTGAAGGAAATGGGGAAACAACTGAAATTGATGCAGAATCAGCTTTAACACTGGAGTTTACTTGCACATTTGGGGTGTTATTTGTCGGTGTGACAATTGCATTTGATAAGAGAAGGTGCAAGGAACTCAGCTTGGGAATGGATTATGGTATAGTGGCAGAGGCAATGGCAATTGCAGTTTCTGTGTCCATAACAGTAACTGGGCAGACTGGATATTCAGGGGTGGCCTTGAACCCAGACAGGTGCCTAGACCCAGATTGA
- the LOC123227953 gene encoding uncharacterized protein LOC123227953 isoform X2 — protein MDSTRTGSATKKKSSDRQVVDGSNIMELVGNEEEFTSFVDHKFHAHDTDKDGQLSVKELQPAVADIGAAPGLPAQGFPPDSHHIYSEVLKEFAHGKQEKVSKTEFKEVLSDILRGMTAGLERHPTVILRIDGEDLQEFINIPTYETEMVSIFSQIDPADSSLHDYIIKALDKLTVDQGMPPSSESWVTSNIVEPAMQSCGIDEHRKPVSQDTYLVEFKKVAECVAQHLKEQPVIVAHSENTFNGSAIKRLLSNKFELEKTMNAALENVPKDGRGKLSKDYLRVALDTLAPSAGLPPLGAVDQIDKVVGDVFKMVNADDGKIVKEEEFKKILTEILGSIMLQIEENPISISTNSVVHEPFATSSSTLLQPSF, from the exons ATGGATTCAACAAGGACAGGCAgtgcaacaaagaaaaaaagtagTGACCGACAGGTGGTAGACGGTTCCAATATAATGGAGTTGGTTGGGAATGAGGAGGAGTTTACCAGCTTTGTTGATCATAAGTTCCACGCACATGATACAGACAAAGATGGTCAGCTCTCTGTGAAAGAACTTCAACCTGCTGTTGCCGATATCGGTGCTGCCCCTGGCTTGCCTGCTCAGGGTTTTCCTCCTGATTCCCATCATATCTACTCTGAG GTTTTGAAAGAGTTTGCTCATGGCAAACAAGAGAAGGTGAGTAAGACTGAGTTCAAAGAGGTTCTCTCCGATATTTTACGAGGCATGACAGCTGGCTTGGAACGACACCCTACAGTCATCCTCCGTATTGACGGAGAAGACCTGCAAGAGTTCATCAATATCCCTACCTATGAAACAGAGATGGTCTCCATATTCTCTCAAATTGACCCAGCTGATTCATCACTACATGATTACATTATCAAGGCTCTCGATAAACTAACTGTTGATCAAGGAATGCCCCCTTCCTCAGAATCTtgg GTTACAAGCAACATTGTAGAACCAGCCATGCAGTCTTGTGGTATAGATGAACATAGAAAGCCTGTGTCTCAAGATACATACCTGGTGGAGTTTAAGAAAGTGGCAGAGTGTGTGGCTCAACATTTAAAAGAGCAGCCTGTGATTGTTGCGCATAGTGAAAACACTTTCAATGGAAGTGCCATCAAGAGACTCTTAtccaataagtttgaattagaaAAG aCAATGAATGCAGCTCTAGAGAATGTGCCAAAAGATGGTAGAGGAAAATTGTCTAAGGACTATTTACGTGTAGCACTGGATACATTGGCTCCATCAGCTGGTTTACCTCCATTGGGTGCTGTTGATCAGATA GACAAGGTCGTCGGTGATGTTTTTAAAATGGTGAATGCTGATGATGGGAAGATAGTAAAGGAAGAGGAGTTCAAGAAGATTCTGACTGAAATTCTAGGAAGTATTATGCTGCAAATAGAGGAGAATCCCATCTCAATATCTACAAATTCGGTTGTGCATGAGCCCTTTGCTACTTCTTCATCTACACTTTTGCAGCCATCTTTCTAA
- the LOC123227953 gene encoding uncharacterized protein LOC123227953 isoform X1, protein MDSTRTGSATKKKSSDRQVVDGSNIMELVGNEEEFTSFVDHKFHAHDTDKDGQLSVKELQPAVADIGAAPGLPAQGFPPDSHHIYSEVLKEFAHGKQEKVSKTEFKEVLSDILRGMTAGLERHPTVILRIDGEDLQEFINIPTYETEMVSIFSQIDPADSSLHDYIIKALDKLTVDQGMPPSSESWVTSNIVEPAMQSCGIDEHRKPVSQDTYLVEFKKVAECVAQHLKEQPVIVAHSENTFNGSAIKRLLSNKFELEKTMNAALENVPKDGRGKLSKDYLRVALDTLAPSAGLPPLGGQGRR, encoded by the exons ATGGATTCAACAAGGACAGGCAgtgcaacaaagaaaaaaagtagTGACCGACAGGTGGTAGACGGTTCCAATATAATGGAGTTGGTTGGGAATGAGGAGGAGTTTACCAGCTTTGTTGATCATAAGTTCCACGCACATGATACAGACAAAGATGGTCAGCTCTCTGTGAAAGAACTTCAACCTGCTGTTGCCGATATCGGTGCTGCCCCTGGCTTGCCTGCTCAGGGTTTTCCTCCTGATTCCCATCATATCTACTCTGAG GTTTTGAAAGAGTTTGCTCATGGCAAACAAGAGAAGGTGAGTAAGACTGAGTTCAAAGAGGTTCTCTCCGATATTTTACGAGGCATGACAGCTGGCTTGGAACGACACCCTACAGTCATCCTCCGTATTGACGGAGAAGACCTGCAAGAGTTCATCAATATCCCTACCTATGAAACAGAGATGGTCTCCATATTCTCTCAAATTGACCCAGCTGATTCATCACTACATGATTACATTATCAAGGCTCTCGATAAACTAACTGTTGATCAAGGAATGCCCCCTTCCTCAGAATCTtgg GTTACAAGCAACATTGTAGAACCAGCCATGCAGTCTTGTGGTATAGATGAACATAGAAAGCCTGTGTCTCAAGATACATACCTGGTGGAGTTTAAGAAAGTGGCAGAGTGTGTGGCTCAACATTTAAAAGAGCAGCCTGTGATTGTTGCGCATAGTGAAAACACTTTCAATGGAAGTGCCATCAAGAGACTCTTAtccaataagtttgaattagaaAAG aCAATGAATGCAGCTCTAGAGAATGTGCCAAAAGATGGTAGAGGAAAATTGTCTAAGGACTATTTACGTGTAGCACTGGATACATTGGCTCCATCAGCTGGTTTACCTCCATTGG GTGGACAAGGTCGTCGGTGA